The proteins below are encoded in one region of Triticum aestivum cultivar Chinese Spring chromosome 1B, IWGSC CS RefSeq v2.1, whole genome shotgun sequence:
- the LOC123144401 gene encoding NDR1/HIN1-like protein 10: MCGRDDDCYLTRDEVKYLFICFGVVAVVVLLAVLLAAFVYLRHVTITVEDASLTRFDLLTSPVTGIAYNLSLTLKVRNPNWAMSMKNVEPFVAAYRFDGQQFDRVQVAATGDKHPAGATRVYHLTSSSQGAFVSLGSAGEQEYTKESKTGTFDVEVALTRKVSYTARYTKCKIEAVCPLKLQLVKPDSTTVVFQKVTCKLQKAEKNC, translated from the coding sequence ATGTGTGGCCGCGACGACGACTGCTACCTGACGAGGGATGAAGTCAAGTACCTCTTCATCTGCTTCGGCGTCGTCGCGGTCGTGGTCCTCCTCGCCGTCCTCCTGGCCGCCTTCGTCTACCTCCGCCACGTCACCATCACCGTCGAGGACGCCTCGCTCACCAGGTTCGACCTGCTCACCTCCCCGGTGACGGGGATCGCCTACAACCTCTCGCTCACCCTCAAGGTCCGCAACCCCAACTGGGCGATGAGCATGAAGAACGTGGAGCCGTTCGTGGCCGCCTATCGGTTCGACGGCCAGCAGTTCGACCGCGTGCAGGTCGCCGCCACGGGCGACAAGCACCCCGCCGGCGCCACCAGGGTGTACCACCTCACCTCCTCGTCCCAAGGCGCCTTCGTGTCCCTGGGCAGCGCCGGCGAGCAGGAGTACACGAAGGAGAGCAAGACCGGGACGTTCGACGTGGAGGTGGCGCTGACCCGCAAGGTGAGCTACACGGCGCGCTACACCAAGTGCAAGATCGAGGCCGTGTGCCCGCTCAAGCTGCAGCTTGTCAAGCCGGACTCCACCACCGTCGTCTTCCAGAAGGTGACGTGCAAGCTCCAGAAGGCCGAGAAGAACTGCTAG
- the LOC123144380 gene encoding nucleolar protein 56, with the protein MALYLLFESASGYALFHAHGIDEIGQSVDAVRSTVLDLKRFSKAVKLAGFTPFLSAVDALNQCNAISEGIMTDELRTFLELNLPKVKEGKKAKFRVGVMEPKVGSHITEATGIPCESNDYVQELLRAVRLHFDQFIDQLKPSDLEKAQLGLGHSYSRAKVKFNVNRVDNMVIQAIFLLDTLDKDVNSFSMRVREWYGWHFPELVKIVNDNYLYAKLAKFVVNKSDLSEKDIPALADLIGDEDKAKEIVEAAKASMGQDLSPVDLINVQQFAQRVMNLSEYRKNLYEYLVTKMNDIAPNLTSLIGEMVGARLISHAGSLSNLAKCPASTLQILGAEKALFRALKTRGNTPKYGLIFHSSFIGRASTKNKGRMARYLANKCSIASRIDCYSDMSSSIFGEKLREQVEERLDFYDKGVAPRKNLDVMKAAIEEGMTNAVSEEDKEKENGDTTAKKSKKKKSKSEADGDAMDLDKPANTAAAEEGTEKKKKKKKHKLEEPQDQEMAAANVDGEQDGTPKKKKKKNRDAAESVEPKTATEGKKKKKKSKTEADD; encoded by the exons ATGGCGCTCTACCTGCTCTTCGAGTCGGCGTCGGGGTACGCGCTCTTCCACGCCCACGGCATCGACGAGATCGGGCAGAGCGTGGACGCCGTCCGCTCCACCGTGCTGGACCTCAAGCGCTTCAGCAAGGCCGTCAAGCTCGCCGGCTTCACCCCCTTCCTCTCCGCCGTCGACGCCCTCAACCAGTGCAACGCCATCTCCGAAG GGATCATGACCGACGAGCTGAGGACCTTCCTGGAGCTCAACCTGCCCAAGGTCAAGGAGGGGAAGAAGGCCAAGTTCAGGGTCGGCGTCATGGAGCCCAAGGTCGGGTCCCACATCACCGAGGCCACCGGAATCCCCTGCGAGTCCAACGACTATGTCCAGGAACTGCTCCGTGCCGTGCGGCTGCACTTCGATCAGTTCATTGACCAACTCAAG CCATCTGACCTGGAGAAGGCTCAGTTAGGTCTGGGGCATAGCTATAGCAGGGCAAAGGTCAAGTTCAATGTGAATCGTGTGGATAACATGGTGATTCAAGCCATCTTTCTGTTGGATACACTTGATAAGGATGTCAATTCCTTCTCCATGAGAGTGAG GGAGTGGTATGGATGGCATTTTCCTGAGCTGGTCAAAATTGTGAATGACAACTACCTTTATGCTAAGCTTGCCAAGTTTGTAGTAAACAAATCTGATTTGTCTGAGAAAGACATTCCAGCTTTAGCAGATCTGATTGGAGATGAGGACAAGGCAAAAGAAATTGTTGAAGCAGCAAAGGCATCTATGG GCCAGGACCTTTCACCAGTTGATTTGATCAATGTCCAACAGTTTGCTCAAAGGGTCATGAATCTATCTGAGTACCGTAAAAATCTCTACGAATATCTGGTGACAAAGATGAATGATATTGCACCAAATCTGACGTCATTGATTGGTGAAATGGTTGGAGCTCGGTTAATCTCTCATGCTGGCAGTCTTTCAAATCTTGCAAAATGTCCTGCCTCCACTCTCCAGATACTAGGTGCTGAGAAGGCGCTCTTCAG AGCTCTTAAAACGCGTGGAAACACACCGAAGTATGGCCTCATATTCCACTCATCTTTTATTGGTCGTGCATCGACCAAGAACAAGGGAAGAATGGCTAGATACCTGGCAAACAAATGCTCAATTGCTTCACGCATTGACTGTTATTCAG ATATGAGTAGCTCGATTTTCGGTGAGAAACTGCGTGAACAAGTGGAGGAGAGATTAGACTTTTATGACAAGGGTGTTGCACCACGCAAGAACCTTGATGTaatgaaagctgcaattgaggAGGGTATGACCAACGCAGTCTCAGAGGAGG ACAAGGAGAAGGAGAACGGTGACACGACTGCCAAGAAAAGTAAGAAAAAGAAGTCCAAATCTGAGGCTGATGGTGACGCCATGGATCTTGATAAGCCTGCCAACACGGCCGCAGCAGAGGAAGGGacagagaagaagaaaaagaaaaagaagcacAAGCTAGAGGAGCCCCAGGATCAAGAGATGGCGGCAGCCAATGTCGACGGCGAGCAAGACGGGACtcccaagaaaaagaaaaagaagaaccgtGACGCTGCAGAGTCTGTCGAGCCTAAGACGGCCacagaagggaagaagaagaaaaagaagtcgAAAACCGAGGCCGATGACTAG
- the LOC123144389 gene encoding pre-rRNA-processing protein ESF2: protein MAETTENECHTDEEEDLVGEEEGGTGIQGEEGGGTGEKRKRPLNKNEKSLCGFSKRGVCYLSHVPPHMNPSHVRQIFSKHGEVQRIYLVPEGQGHRKHSNVKAKAYSEGWVEFAKKSVAKRVANLLNGEQIGGKKRSSFYYDIWNIKYLRKFKWDDLVGEIAEKTHIREQKLTLEITAAKKQRDHYLSNAEKSRTQKFIRERIKKKQKNEGKESNDVGETNNDCPIPRQNRAVEERGPSKKAKLSKNILAGVFGGSS, encoded by the exons ATGGCAGAGACCACCGAGAACGAGTGCCACACCGATGAAGAGGAAGACCTggtcggagaggaggaaggaggcaccGGGATCCAAGGCGAGGAGGGTGGAGGCACCGGGGAGAAGAGGAAGCGGCCTCTGAACAAGAACGAGAAGAGTCTGTGCGGCTTCAGCAAGCGCGGGGTGTGCTACCTCAGCCACGTCCCTCCCCACATGAACCCGTCGCACGTCCGCCAGATCTTCTCCAAGCACGGCGAGGTGCAGAGGATCTACCTCGTCCCCGAAG GTCAAGGTCATCGCAAGCATAGTAACGTAAAAGCGAAGGCTTATTCCGAAGG GTGGGTTGAGTTTGCAAAGAAAAGTGTCGCCAAGAGGGTGGCTAATCTGCTTAATGGTGAACAAATAG GTGGGAAGAAGAGGTCGTCATTTTATTATGACATCTGGAACATAAAGTATCTCAGGAAGTTCAAATGGGATGATCTGGTTGGTGAAATAG CTGAGAAGACTCATATCAGGGAACAGAAATTAACATTGGAGATAACAGCTGCGAAGAAACAACGTGATCATTATCTCTCTAATGCTGAAAAGTCTCGTACACAGAAATTTATTCGCGAGCGCATAAAAAAG AAGCAAAAGAACGAAGGAAAAGAATCCAATGATGTCGGTGAGACGAATAATGACTGTCCAATTCCTCGACAGAATAGAGCAGTTGAGGAGAGAGGCCCTAGTAAAAAGGCAAAGCTCTCAAAAAATATTCTGGCCGGA GTATTCGGTGGTTCATCATGA